One region of Flavobacteriales bacterium genomic DNA includes:
- a CDS encoding serine hydroxymethyltransferase, with protein KHYNTTFYGVDEETGTVNYDKMEETAIREQPKLIICGASAYCRDWDYARFREIADKVGAVLMADIAHPAGLIASGHLNDPTPYVHILTTTTHKTLRGPRGGAIMLPKDFENPFGLKNKKGELRMMSSILDGAVFPGTQGGPLEHVIAAKAVAFGEALTPEFRDYSKQAMLNAKIMGEQFVEKGYKIISGGTDNHCLLIDLRSKGLNGKIAENTLVKADITVNKNMVPFDTASPFVTSGIRVGTPALTSRGVKEGDIPAIVDFMDRVLMNPDDESVIATVRGEVNELMSIRPLFAY; from the coding sequence AAACACTACAACACTACATTTTATGGTGTAGACGAAGAAACAGGAACTGTTAACTACGATAAAATGGAAGAGACTGCTATTAGAGAGCAGCCTAAATTAATTATCTGTGGTGCGTCTGCTTACTGTAGAGACTGGGATTATGCAAGATTTAGAGAAATCGCTGATAAAGTTGGTGCTGTTTTAATGGCAGATATCGCTCACCCAGCCGGTTTAATTGCTTCTGGTCACTTAAACGATCCTACTCCATATGTACACATCTTAACTACTACAACTCACAAAACATTAAGAGGGCCAAGAGGCGGTGCTATTATGTTGCCAAAAGATTTTGAAAATCCATTCGGATTGAAAAACAAAAAAGGTGAGTTGAGAATGATGTCTTCTATTTTAGATGGCGCTGTATTCCCTGGAACACAAGGTGGACCTTTAGAGCACGTAATTGCTGCTAAAGCGGTTGCATTTGGCGAGGCATTGACGCCAGAGTTTAGAGATTATAGCAAACAAGCTATGCTTAATGCTAAAATCATGGGAGAGCAATTCGTTGAGAAAGGATATAAAATTATATCTGGCGGAACGGATAACCACTGTTTACTTATTGATTTAAGATCTAAAGGACTGAATGGTAAAATCGCTGAAAATACATTAGTAAAAGCTGATATTACTGTAAACAAAAACATGGTGCCTTTCGATACAGCATCTCCTTTTGTAACTTCAGGAATTAGAGTTGGTACACCAGCACTTACTTCAAGAGGAGTAAAAGAAGGTGATATCCCAGCAATTGTTGACTTCATGGATAGAGTTCTTATGAACCCGGATGATGAATCAGTAATTGCTACTGTAAGAGGTGAAGTAAATGAGTTAATGAGCATCAGACCTTTGTTCGCTTATTAA